One Pterocnemia pennata mitochondrion, complete genome genomic region harbors:
- the ATP8 gene encoding ATP synthase F0 subunit 8, which yields MPQLNPNPWFFTMIMSWTIFLLLIQPKLLSFTHMNLPSNKTLSTPNPTPWTWPWT from the coding sequence ATGCCCCAGCTCAACCCAAACCCATGATTCTTCACCATAATCATATCCTGAACGATCTTCCTACTGCTCATCCAACCAAAACTCCTGTCATTCACCCACATAAACCTCCCGTCCAATAAAACCTTATCTACCCCTAACCCAACCCCCTGAACCTGACCATGAACCTAA
- the ND3 gene encoding NADH dehydrogenase subunit 3 (frameshift mechanism unknown (Mindell et al., 1998, Mol. Biol. Evol., 15:1568-1571)) — protein sequence MNMVSFMLLLSLALSTILTTLNFWLAQTNPDAEKLSPYECGFDPLGSARLPFSIRFFLVAILFLLFDLEIALLLPLPWAIQLPYPLLTLLWTSILLALLTLGLIYEWAQGGLEWAE from the exons ATAAACATAGTCTCATTCATACTTCTCCTCTCCCTCGCACTAAGTACCATCCTTACAACATTAAACTTCTGATTAGCCCAAACAAACCCTGACGCAGAAAAACTCTCCCCCTACGAATGTGGCTTTGACCCTCTAGGTTCTGCTCGACTCCCCTTTTCAATTCGATTCTTCCT AGTAGCCATCCTATTTCTCCTTTTTGACCTAGAAATCGCCCTACTTCTCCCACTCCCATGAGCAATTCAGCTCCCCTACCCCTTACTGACCCTTCTATGAACCTCTATCCTCCTCGCCCTACTTACACTAGGCCTAATCTACGAATGAGCCCAAGGAGGCCTAGAGTGAGCAGAATAA
- the COX3 gene encoding cytochrome c oxidase subunit III (TAA stop codon is completed by addition of 3' A residues to the mRNA) gives MAHQAHSYHLVDPSPWPIFGAAAALLTTSGLIMWFHYSSMHLLTLGLLSMLLVMLQWWRDIVRESTFQGHHTPTVQKGLRYGMILFITSEAFFFLGFFWAFFHSSLAPTPELGGLWPPTGIKPLNPLEVPLLNTAILLASGVTVTWAHHSITEGNRKQAIHALSLTILLGFYFTALQAMEYHEASFSIADGVYGSTFFVATGFHGLHVIIGSSFLTVCLLRLIKFHFTSGHHFGFEAAAWYWHFVDVIWLFLYMTIYWWG, from the coding sequence ATGGCACACCAAGCTCACTCCTATCACTTAGTAGACCCCAGCCCATGACCAATTTTTGGCGCTGCTGCCGCTCTTCTAACGACCTCCGGACTAATCATATGATTCCACTACAGCTCGATGCATCTCCTAACCCTAGGCCTACTATCCATACTATTAGTAATACTACAATGATGACGAGATATTGTACGAGAAAGCACCTTCCAAGGACACCACACTCCCACAGTCCAAAAAGGCCTACGATACGGGATAATCCTATTCATCACATCCGAAGCATTCTTCTTCCTAGGTTTCTTCTGAGCCTTCTTTCACTCAAGCTTAGCCCCTACCCCCGAACTAGGCGGACTATGACCCCCTACAGGAATCAAGCCCCTCAATCCCCTAGAAGTACCCCTCCTTAATACCGCAATCCTCCTCGCCTCCGGAGTCACCGTAACATGAGCCCACCACAGCATCACTGAAGGAAACCGAAAGCAGGCGATCCACGCACTATCCCTAACAATCCTACTAGGCTTCTACTTCACTGCCCTCCAAGCTATAGAATACCACGAAGCTTCATTCTCAATTGCCGATGGCGTCTATGGTTCTACATTCTTTGTAGCCACAGGGTTCCATGGACTGCACGTTATCATCGGATCCTCCTTCCTCACCGTCTGCCTTCTACGACTTATTAAATTCCACTTCACATCAGGACACCACTTTGGATTTGAAGCAGCAGCCTGATACTGACACTTCGTAGACGTCATCTGATTATTCCTCTACATAACCATCTACTGATGAGGAT
- the ATP6 gene encoding ATP synthase F0 subunit 6 yields the protein MNLSFFDQFASPQLLGIPLILLSMLFPTLLLPSPGNRWVTNRLSTLQSWFLQLVTKQLMMPLNKTGHKWALTLSSLMILLLLINLLGLLPYTFTPTTQLSMNMALAFPLWLATLLTGLRNQPSISLGHLLPEGTPTPLIPALILIETTSLLIRPLALGVRLTANLTAGHLLIQLISTATLALLPILPSISILTATILLLLTILEVAVAMIQAYVFVLLLSLYLQGNI from the coding sequence ATGAACCTAAGCTTCTTTGACCAATTCGCCAGCCCCCAACTACTAGGCATCCCCTTAATCCTTCTCTCAATACTATTCCCCACCTTACTGCTCCCATCCCCAGGCAACCGCTGAGTTACCAATCGCCTCTCCACCCTTCAATCATGGTTCCTTCAATTAGTCACAAAGCAATTAATAATGCCCCTAAACAAAACAGGCCATAAATGGGCACTCACCCTCTCATCCCTAATAATCCTACTCCTACTAATTAACCTTCTAGGCTTACTACCTTACACATTCACCCCAACTACCCAACTCTCCATGAACATAGCACTAGCCTTCCCTCTCTGACTAGCAACTCTCCTCACGGGCTTACGAAACCAACCATCCATCTCCCTAGGACACCTTCTGCCAGAAGGGACCCCCACACCTCTCATCCCCGCCCTGATCCTCATCGAAACAACAAGCCTGCTCATCCGTCCCCTAGCCTTAGGCGTCCGCCTTACAGCCAACCTTACAGCAGGCCACCTCCTAATTCAACTCATCTCTACCGCTACCCTAGCCCTCCTCCCCATCCTTCCCTCCATCTCCATCCTAACAGCAACCATTCTACTCCTACTGACAATCCTAGAAGTAGCAGTAGCCATAATTCAGGCCTACGTATTCGTACTCCTACTAAGCCTCTACTTACAAGGAAACATCTAA
- the COX2 gene encoding cytochrome c oxidase subunit II — translation MANPSQFGFQDASSPIMEELVEFHDHALMVALAICSLVLYLLSLMLMEKLSSNTVDAQEVELIWTILPAIVLILLALPSLQILYMMDEIDEPDLTLKAIGHQWYWSYEYTDFKDLAFDSYMIPTTELPSGHFRLLEVDHRVVVPMESPIRVIVTAGDVLHSWAVPTLGVKTDAIPGRLNQTSFITTRPGIFYGQCSEICGANHSYMPIVVESTPLAHFESWSSLLSSSSSL, via the coding sequence GTGGCCAACCCATCTCAATTCGGATTCCAAGACGCATCATCCCCAATCATGGAAGAACTAGTCGAATTCCATGACCACGCCCTTATAGTTGCCCTAGCAATCTGCAGCTTAGTCCTCTACCTACTCTCTCTTATACTGATAGAAAAACTGTCTTCAAACACAGTCGACGCACAAGAAGTAGAATTGATCTGAACAATCTTACCAGCCATTGTCCTTATTCTGCTTGCCCTCCCATCCCTACAAATTCTTTATATGATAGATGAGATCGACGAGCCCGACCTGACCCTAAAAGCCATCGGCCATCAATGATACTGATCCTACGAGTATACAGACTTTAAAGATCTTGCATTCGACTCCTACATAATCCCTACTACAGAACTACCATCGGGACACTTCCGCCTACTAGAAGTAGACCACCGTGTTGTTGTCCCAATAGAATCCCCCATCCGGGTCATCGTCACCGCTGGTGACGTCCTCCACTCATGAGCAGTCCCAACCCTAGGTGTAAAAACCGACGCAATCCCCGGACGATTAAATCAAACCTCATTCATCACCACCCGACCCGGAATTTTCTACGGCCAATGCTCAGAAATTTGTGGGGCAAACCATAGCTACATGCCTATCGTAGTTGAATCAACCCCTCTCGCACACTTCGAGAGTTGATCCTCACTTTTATCCTCCTCCTCATCATTAAGA